The DNA segment GAAACCTTAATCCTGTTAAAACTAATCAGTCGTTTTGACATGAATAAGGAGAAAAATTACCAGGAGAATAATTCTCGTAATTCACTCtcaatgaatttaaattaaatcctttAGTTTTCAGAACTTGaagattttataatgtaattttattcaaaagatatgttatttttgtagaCATGGTCTCAAATAAATTCCCGACTAATCTGTCAAATCttaaaaaggaaaatacaCGAAAGGtggatttttttcaattataattgagtgaaatatagataaaaaattggttGTATCGAACGACGCTCGCACTCCGGATGGGCATGTGTAACTATCGGTCTGTACTATGTAACATCCAAAAGCTAATCCTgacgtttttgtatgcaagttTCGTGTAGTTCTCTCAATATAGCGCTAATGGCTTAACCTTGAGATcacgttatataaaaatcattattataaggATCACTGCGGGATCGCTTTTAACTGTTACCGAGTGAGGACCCTGGCAAGGGAAATGATTTTTTCTGAAATTCGTCCCATCATAGTCGTCGTACCAGACGCACTGAATATTAGCTATCGCGGGCGAGTAGTCTTGGAGatcattatatatgtttaaatttcaaGCACAAAGCGTTAGAATTTCGCGAAAACATTTAAACGTAAAGAAATTCtagtcttaaataaattaaacgaataaaaatatacaatacttAAACGACacggtattttatttaaaaatattaaaatcgtaCCTACCTCATATCTCCGCTTCCAAATACTTGACCGCCCATTGCTACAAAGTTCATGTCATAGCTGTCTGAAATAAGATATAGCATCAAAGAGAATATTGGTAACATGGATTATTTATTCTCAGAACAGCCAAGTAAATAACATCTCTGAAGCGGATCAATAGAATAAAGTTATACTTACttgtattaacattaatttccGGTATGTGTGTGTCAAAGCTTAAAATGTATCGTTGGAAGATAATTCCCTCTATagcaatatttaaagtatCAAACACAAATGTACTCAAATTATCAATGCGTGTCTCACCAATCTTGATGAATGATCTGTAATTAAAGATGAATAAATTCTATACACACAACCTCAAAGTGGTCAACGTCcagagatattttaataaaaattttatcataataaagTGAATTTACGAGAATTCATGGAGCCCACTGGCGGTAACACTCGATAGCGAAAGAGATTGCAAACTTAACGTACTGGCATACAAAAACAAGATCACTATCGATGTTGAAAAGGCATCAATTAAGttggtattattttaaatacacacgTACTCTGGTGTTTCGAAAATACTTTCACCAACTTCTATTTCCCCTATCCTCAAAGGATCCAAAACGGGAATATTTTCAGTTCCATTCACCATTATGTCACGTAATTGAtcaattaaatcatttaaaatgcCTTCGAGAAGCCTATTTCTTTCACCAACACCTGTAAGATTTCACAATTATAAgatcatatgtatatatagaaataacgGCTAAtgcttgtaaaaaataataaaatcgccTTGACTTTGGAAAgctatagttttattaattatacttacGACTATCTTTCAGAGCCTCCTCCAAtcttaatttatctatttttaaatctgaTGCATTTACGAAGGTAGCAAATATCAGCAAACTAATAGTTATAGCATGCATCCTGGCTGAAAATAAAGATTCATAATACTctacattattaatactaaagaTAGTTTTGTCATAGTGGGGTCTTGTTGTCCCTGTTGTACACCAAGAAACACTTGAAgcatttattgatttaataagCACTTAAGAGATATATTATCGTAGTACAGTTGCAtaactctttttttaaataatttaaggaaaataaaagaaactcACCAATAAAGTGTTGGATGTTATCTCTAAATGAGTTTTTCAAATACagtgataaatattaattgatgtAAAAGAATCACATCCAATGGTATCAGGGTTCTACTTTATcaaaagataattaataaatgttattaattgattgttaaatctatttattttacttgataAGCATTCATAATCTTGTTACTGATATGTTACAAGTATTAGCTTTGTTGAATAGAAGGAGATATTTTTGAAAAGGCCATTTATCTTCAAATAGTGggcaaaacaataaatgtattcCATTTCCATGTAATATGATTACGATCTCGATTCCAGTTTCAATATTGAGTGATTTTATTAAGATCTTCTAAGTTTCAACAtaagttttgtataatttagaaCATGTATTTTACTTGAACGATGATTGTTCGTTCTTCCCTTTAATTATACCAGTTACCACCATTACACcgtttatattaggtccttatatatgaaattggcgtatttcctactggccactttaatcacgatgttctcctctttggtaaggattccaaattcaaatttgtacagttatttactcatgtatttgtgcttcgatgaccgtcattcatttgtttttttctgtttgcgtcactcattttacaaaatggaaaacttagtatggcattatttacgagtacgagttccgccgtggcactagtgctgcggaaacgactcgaagggtgaatgatgtgtatggctgtcatgttgcaaaataaaacacagttcgtttttggttccaacgttttcgttctggaaatttcgacctgcagaacaagccccgtggacggcctgagacccaagttgataatgaagtattgaaggctattgtgcaagcggatccatcggaaaccacgtccgagttagctgcaggctgcggtgttagtgataaaactgttttaattcacttgaagcaaattgggaaggctaaaagcttgaaaggtgggtacctcacgaattgactgcaGCAAActggcaaacgcgcgtcgactgctgcgttacataactgaaccggcacaataatgaaggtattttaaaccgaatcattacctgtagtgaaaaatggattctttacaataatcggaagcgctcagcgtaatggttggatcctggccagccagccaaatcctgccccaagcgaaaataaacaccaaaaaagttacttgtaagcgtttggtggactagtgccggtattgttcattgcagttttctcaaatctggccagactattacggctgatgtctattgtcagcaattgcaaaccatgatggaaaagctagcggctaaacaacctaggctggtcaatcgttccacgccactgctacttcacgacaacgctagaccacacactgcacaacagacggctaccaaattagaagagcttcaattggaatgtctaggacatcctccgtactccccggaccttgctccaacagattaccatttttttcgaaatttggacaacttctttggcaagggaaaaaatttaactctgatggggcagtccaaatcgccttcacagattttattgattcccgtccgactggtttttttagtaaagggatcaatgaactacctatgagatggcaaacgtgcatagaaaacaatggttcacaccttgattaattaaatatattatgtttaaaaatattcgacgttttgttcctcccatacaaaacgccaatttcatatgtaagg comes from the Pieris brassicae chromosome 4, ilPieBrab1.1, whole genome shotgun sequence genome and includes:
- the LOC123709141 gene encoding uncharacterized protein LOC123709141 codes for the protein MHAITISLLIFATFVNASDLKIDKLRLEEALKDSRVGERNRLLEGILNDLIDQLRDIMVNGTENIPVLDPLRIGEIEVGESIFETPESFIKIGETRIDNLSTFVFDTLNIAIEGIIFQRYILSFDTHIPEINVNTNSYDMNFVAMGGQVFGSGDMSVNVVKPRIKGRLSTSLRINNGMFLTINDCDIQVSLGDFQPIITGMWNSEVASSFISRFLGNLIPELMTFFKYEINQILSDAVKTIGNEILKDINVIDLIRP